TGACGCGTCAGTCGCCTGTGTCAGCTCTCAGTCTATGAAGTTAGTTTTGTCAGAGCATCAGTGAGTGGATGTGATGTGTCACTTAAACAGCActctgtgtggtgtgtgtgacagagggaGGTGGTGAGTCCATGGgaaagtgctgcagggatgaaaGCACCACTTGACCCTGAGGAGCGCTGTTTGCTTTAATAAAGCTGGGGGTGGGGGCATCGGGGTGTTGGCTGTGTTCACGGGCCGTCTCCCTGCAGCGTTTGTTTGGGTTTAACAGCAGTGGTGTGTaaaatcagacaaaacaaacacagaaagtcAGTCACAGCAGAGAATAAATCatgtgtatcttttttttttaacacagctAAACCTTCTGAAAATGTTTCACGACTTTTACGGAAATGACAGTTTCAGTTTCTTAACACAGTGAAGCAGATGGTTGCACCAATATTTAGGAAACAGATGAAATAATTTGACCTCACTGGCACATTTTTCCTTCATGGCCATGTTCAGTTTATGTTAGTAAAGATTCCCTCCAGACATGTTtgtgtcaaaggtcaagggccatctagttccattatattagatagaaggcagacatctctacagcagatatctccaacactgcaactcacaccaaaacaatctagcttgataaacagcactacaggtaagaggaaaaatatgtatttttgattttcagatgaactgtccctttaaggaaaCTATATTGATATAAGATTCAGTATTTGAcaatcttcctctctctgtctgtagtttattttgacgcCCACGCTCTCGCCCTGGACTTCCTGTCTCTGGGTTTCAGGGAGTGTGTGATGGAGGTTTCCCGCTACCTGAGTGCTGTGGAGGGCCTGGACTTTGGTGACCCTTTGCGCTCCCGCCTCCTCTCCCACCTCACCTCCTGTTCCTCGCAGCGTGACGCCACCACCTTCACCATGACCTCCCATTCGTCACATCAACACCAGCAGCTTCACCCTTTACCtcaccccctccacccccatcACTGGGCGGCTGCGGTTGCAGCTGCGGCTGTGTTTCGACCTCTGCCAACTGCTGCAGCGCCGTACGAACTGACtgggctgtctgtctctcaggatgctggaggaggtggagctCCCCAGAGGCTTGAAGAGCTGTCACAACAGAGTGTggcctcctccttctcttcccaTGCAGACTcccacacctcctcctcttcctcatctcttGTGCTCCCCTGCGCCCCCActcctctctccacctccctcctctccctctcgaCTCCATTTCCCCTCACCCTCCACAAAGGTTTTCCTATATTCCATCCATCCTCCTTCACCTCCACCATCGCCAGCACTAGCCCTCCcatctccatctcttcctcctcttcctcctcctcctcctcctccccccagTCTCCTCACAGCAGTAGTAAACCCTACAGACCGTGGGGAACTGAGGTCGGAGCTTTCTGACTGTTTGACTGAACGATTTTGTTGCTGACTAACCTCTGACAGTTTTAACAGCCTGGAAAACTCTTTTATCACCAGTGAACAAAACAGTTATGAACCCACTTTCACTGACTGGTTTTAACACTCGGCTCAAACACTAGCTCTGTTAACTTGCTAACTTCTGAGATGTTCTCTTTGCTGTTTTCTAAATGCTGATTTCACAGTGACCAGTTGGTCTACCTTTTTAATTTGttgccttttctctttttattcagCATTACTGAACTGTTTTAACAGCGTTACAGTTGAACTGTTTTGTTTTCGCGTAAGGTTTTTGCCACTTCAACAAAGTTACACTCACTCACAAAAGTTGCTTTGaaattaaaaaccaaaactgttttgaagAACCTTAATCTAAAACCTAAAATCCCTGTAGACTGGACCTTGACTGACCTCACTGACCtcaccaaaaaatatatttttttgacagTAAGAAAAAGTAGAATAACGGCAGACTTTTCTTTAAAACCTTCAGACCTTAAACACCAGCCATGTGACCAAAAAGAAAGAACCAAAAAATCTGCCTGAGAGATTATCAATTCACTGGACTTTGATTGACTAACaagcatgtttttgttttgttttttgagtagGATGACATGGTGCTACTGCAGACCTGCCAAAACCGGTACAGCCTCAGACAGATGTTTGTTCAGTCTGGTGCAAACTGGGATGAAGATTAACAAAATGATGATGGTGATTGTATGTCCTTCAGTAACTGACAAACTGACTGAAACGGAATTATAATAAACCCACTTTTCTATTATTAATTGTGGTTTACTGTCACTGGAtttaccttctttttttttttttttttttacaataaaaatgaacTATGTCGCTGCTGTCATGAAAAATGCAGCtcttatgatgtttttatgttttctgaataaactttacattttggtttATATGCTGATTTTACCTGGTTGTATTTTAAAccatttgttttgcttttaagtCTCAATCTGGACAAAAGCCAGACGCCTTGTcaggttctgcctgttacatgtattgtcctctttcaaaatacacctccgttttcacaggaaatttaacgtttacatactgtgtctttcaaaataaacgcactacgtcagtacaagaACAGAAATTGAAGTTTtcttcctccaacaactaacgcacatggttgggtttagggaaaaaaagagcagggtttgactttataatcttacagggtGTGAACATCactctcctggatgaaagtcggactttgttggacccatccacgaCCCCTTTCACCCGCCCTAgtcagactttcgccacctttACTTTCCTTCTTTTCCTGCTGTTATTATGAGAATATGTAAGTATATTCATGATTTGTCAAATATGATAAACAAAGCAAAACCGCTGAATTTCAGCTACTAAGCTGCTGAAATGTTACAGATGTTCTGCAAACTATCTGTAGGCGGACTTTCCAAATTAAGtgttacacttttttttttgcacagtttATCAATACGGCACATACTGATACATACATGTAGGTTCAAGGGAAAAAGATGTTAAGCTGGGGAACACCAGTGTACAGGTTTATGTGCATTTTGACAGAGTAATGTTCATTGTTATTCTAGAGAACAGGAAGTAGAAAAGTTCTATTATAGATGATGGATTTGGTCCCTGATGATTTTGATGTCATCAATCAAGACTTTGATTAGTCTTAAGGCTCaaattctgtctctctgtttgcaAACTTGAGTGGTTTACCATACAAACgctggtgtgtgtttgctctgcacAAGCCATTTGTATCAGTGTCTGCTGAATTAACTAGGGGAGACTGGTTTTAACACAGAATTGTCTGAACACTCAAAGTTTCTCCAATCAAACACAAGCTACATATAACCTGATTTTAGTCCTTATTCCTTGTGTGAGGAAGTAGCACCCTGTGGCAGACGAGAATTTGCGAATCttaagaaagcaaacaaatggcctgcctcactctgcctctgattcttaccctaaccctaaccaatgcCTAAACCTCTTGCCTAAACTTCAACAATCCAACCAATGAGAGCAATGAGCactagccaatcacagggaGAGGAGGGTAGGTCATTCTTTCGCTATCCCAGGATTCACAAATTTACCTGACAGACACAGCCAAGTTTAAAGTTGTCTTAATGTTACAAATGTTACAACCTACCCCAAACACTGTACCACtgtggctcacacacacacacacacacacacacacacacacacacacacacacacgttaatcCACTCCTGCTTTGCCTTCATCTTGCAGTTGATTTACTGAAATCACTGTTGCACCCGTAAAATCCTCTCAGAGAAGAAAACGGCATCATTTCCAGCTGAATGCAGGATTAAAGGCTGACAGGCCTGGGAACAACTCTGCGGACTATAAATCCGCCCGGTCAGCCGACACGGTTCTCACACCCGGACGCCACTTTGAAGTGACCGGCAGTAAATTGGGTGACATGAGTCGGTCAGCACTtcacattcagacacacagaggacagataACAACTGGAAGACAGAAAGTGTATGAGAAGACACTAAAATAGCAGGAAGTTCACACTGTCAGACACTGCCTGCAGCCTgcagtgtgttgtgttcagtctGCGGCCTCTTAACAGGTTACTCAGGCcattttactgacattttactaGTTTTCTAGAAGGCCATCTGCAGTTTGCAGACCAAAATTACATGTGTATTGTGCAGTGGTGAGAGACGTACTCAGACTTTTTACTTTCGTAAAAGTACCAACACCGATATACTTTTACATCTCGACATCTAAGAGGTATATATTGTACTTTATACTAAGTTACATTCATTTCACAGTTTAAGTGACGCCACAAGTGACGCCAAAACATATGATGTGCTTATATATTATGCAGTACTTTACTACTAATCCACCCAGTAGTATACAAAATATCTAAAACTGTCTCTACATTGACAAACTACAACACTGAAATGCTCCCACGTGTATTAATATGTGATAAACATAATATATTATTCTATGAAAACATGACACTTTGAAAGGAgcaggtacttttacttttaataattaaagtacattttgttaataGTACTTCTATACTTTTACATAAGTAAAATTTTGAATTCAGGATTTCACCTGTACTGGAGTATTTTAAAACTTTGGTATTTACTTTTACATGacagatctgagtacttcttttACTACTGATCATTAAGCCTTTAGCCTAGcctttagcaaatgttagcatgctaacatgctaaacttttgctgtgtctcaaatcacatacttccgttagtacatttccatgtagtatactatgtgcactatgtacttattggtgtagtgcgcgaatttcgacagggtagtgttgtctcaaaccaaacatggcACTTGTGCACTTTTCCGGAAATGTCGACCACAAATTCAGCATTCGCGTTATCATGTgcagtaccaaatcattacagactgcttaatttttttaattctttttttttaaagatatttttttggccatttttgcctttaatggacagtaCAGGTAAGcttgaaggggggagagagagaggggggatgacatgcagcaaagggccacaggctggattcaaacccgggctgctgcggcaacagccttgtacatggggcgcctgctctacccactaaccCACCGACACCccacagactgctaaattaacccaacaaacatactgctggcttatatccgacaacagtatagtggtgcttagtgcaaaacacacatgtatatttgtacaatgcagcgacgctcacggtcgcacagtcctcgaccactatttccagtttgaaaagtggtccctcccctttcGCTACGTAGCccagatggcgaccattgagggcgagaagtgtccatagctCCACagtcaacttcttgaccgttttgagtgcaccatccaggtactcatagtgcactgcaatttcccatacttctcagtgtgaacgcactgatgcactcaaaatgttaagtgtaagtacagaagtatgcaatttgagacacagcttAGATAGTGAACATGgtaacattatacctgctaaataacatgttagcattatcattgtgagcatgttagcacgCTGATGATAGGTTAAGAACAAtgtcatgtttctgtttgtgacAGAGCGTGGAGCATAAACTATTTCACCTTTTAGCTAGAAGCAACTCTGCAACAAACTGTCAAatgattttaaagaaaaaaaatcagagaccacttgttgatttctgttttttaattattattatcctttCTTTCTGGATTGCAAGaaccacagaaaataaaaatgatagaTGTAGCCACAATGACGTgtagactcccattttgaagtctcaagtttgtcattttggacgttaccatcttggatttttggagccagaattgaCCGGATTTAGACGAGAGGGTGGCGCTGTGGAAGAGCGAGGtttggatctgactgagaagctgaggacactaatgGCAAATGGTCTGTCACTCAGCGTGGCCATCCCCTTAATTACACATAACTTTAAGtcctaataaaatgtaaaaagttgtcatgaatgttgaaataagcaacagaaaccaaaaccatttcttgcaccaggctgtaaacgtgtttatttctgttgtaatgctggacattttaacatgggtggtCTAAGGGaactgactctgttttggagccagcctcaagtggccattacaggaactgcagtttttggcacttcgaGTTGGCTTAATGTGTCaaccccagaggttgctgcttgtaaTGGACAGAGTTGATGTGCGTATCAAAGCTTTGtcatgtacaaaataaaagtcttcttttgtttcagcagtgttttctcCACCATGATGCCCTGAGTGTTTCCCCCGGTGTTTCTCTGCTTTAAGGTGCCATTAATGAGACCATGTTGTTAGGACTTAAAATCTCAATCCAGTAGCCATCAGGATCCTGAATGAAGGCCAGATCCTTCATTTTACCTGTGAGgaagggaaatggtgtcagttaATATAAtggtgaacacaaacacacacactaactttTGTCTCTCAGAGGGACGCTGCACTGGCTTACATTCATTCCtgagatttgaaactgaaaactAAGTTCAGCCCTCCTGTGGGAGGACCATCGTGCTGGGAGGTGAGGCCCCATAACAGGACTGTTAGTCCTGTCTTATGTCCCCACATGGTGATTAATACAAGCAAACCATCAGCCTGCTGGCATCCAGCTGAACATGAGCTCCATCTCCTGGTGGAAACTTATATCAACCAACAACATGTGGGTGTTGTGGGGACATTTGTTTAGCTATAGTAAGATATTTGCATTTCAAAATCTAAACCATTTCCAGACTGTTTTCAGCATGTTTTGTCTGCTGATTGTGACTCTCATAAGGTGGCTGACGGTGCTGAATCCACTGCAGCTTAAGGAAACACAAGCAAATAgatcacgtgtgtgtgtgtgtgtatatgttctTCAAATTGTACACAACTGAGTAACAACGTGATATAATTTTCTGGGAAACACAAAAAGCTACTGAGTAGTAAGGAATTAACGTAAATAAAAAGTGGTTGTCGTATTCGTTGGGGTTTAGTGCGCCCTGAAAATTTCCATTGTGTTGTGTTGGACTTGCAGAGCTTCTGTATTTGCAGTATGTATGTGCTGTCAAATGGGAAAACGTGTTCttaatttgcttgtgttttatttagtaGTAACATTTTCATAAGCTAAGCAGCACTGACCTCTCCTGGCCACCGTACTGTTGAGCACTGTCTGTCATTTGGGTTATTTTACCTCATAAATCAAGGTCTCTCTTCACAATAAAATCAGTCGATGTGAAATGACAGTGAGTAATTTTCAAGTCCCAAAAGTGTCTGAGCTCACCTTCTAGACTGATAAGTTAAATAATACACTTGGTAATATTCTAGATTTTccttgtcaacaaatcccatgaaaaaaacaaagccaacagtaAATGTATCCACTAACAAGTACTGTGTTTCAACGCCtgatatatcttcttcctctgtgccatagagctccactgTTGTCCACATACTATTATGAGCCACACTgctgcactgggtgacatgatCCTTTATTACTATGAATACacattgtagtttattttgactcattcccacatacaccatcctgctgccgTAAAaactcactagagcaccaaatgtggattaatccgccgctgaaaatagttcctaacaaatgcactgtttactCCTGTCTGTTTGATAAAAGTgacagtgaccagctgtttcAGGAAATCACTGAGAACTtcataaaaattatatttaatagtttgttgacacaaataaaacatatggTGTAGCGAcagtctgatttttttaatctctaatATACAATAGTTACAGTGTGGACCTGATTTCTGACTCACCTGAATCTGGTTTCTTGACAAACGTCACTCCTTGCTCTTCAAAGACTTTGCAGGCAGCGTAAACATCGGGAACAGCGACACCAATGTGACCTGCAACAAGAAAACAGGTtccacccaaaacacacacacacataaagaaaacagtgtaggtGCCATCCTCACTTTGATCTCATCCTTAGAATAATTAGTCAGCTTGGACCAGTTAATTACAACAAATAgtgacattaaaaatgtatatatagtCAGATAAAAGTAAGTGAAGGTGGTAAAATGATAAAAGATTTACTTTTAAGCTACGTTTACTACCAGTGAAATAAACTCAGTTCAAATTCTCACCAAATCCTCTCGGCTCGTTGTTCCCATTGTGGTACGACAGACTTTCATCTGACTCTGAACCCCAGTtactgacagacagagaaatacgattcattaaaacactgacacaaagGACAAACTTAAGATATACCTCTTgaaaaaacagcagacaaacaggTCGGGATGCTAAGATTCTATTGATACCAGTGCCATTATTGATTCTGCATATGGGTCCGATTCTTTATCGATCCCCTTGTTGATTCCTTATCAAttttctgtgtggaaaaaaagtaGGCCTACACAGGCTTTCAGTGTCAACGCAACTATCTTATTCTCTCTGAGGTGAAATGAgagaatatttgtacagcattcACTTTCATTTAGGTAGTTTTAGTCCAAGCCACAATGTGTGGTGCTAATGGTATTATAATAGGATATTTACCATCGGTTACAGATTCGGTTGGAAGCAGTGGCACTCATGTGTGGAGTGTCAATTACATACCATTCCTGGAATTAAAGCCCATGTTGTGTAAAaagatgtttcagcatattgcTAGTGTTTCCACCCTCACTTGAAATATCAATTTACAGGAATTAAAAGCAGCTGTTGTCGTCTTTTTTGTCACACATTGGGCTGTTTCTTTCTCTACTTCTTGTAACTTTAAAGCAGCGTAGACGCGTGAGTTTGAACTGTCAAAAAACACATGCCGGCATCGATAAAAGGAATATATAAGCCTGGAGGCATACGATTCTAACGTCAGTGTCAGTAGTGTCAGTTCTCGATACCCATCCCTACAAACAGGTcgttatttttatttgtgatgagctgaaaaacaaaagaaaaacaaagaacattTAAACCATCTGACccaaagtatgtggacacctcaatctattagattagattagagcAAGTTGCTTCAAAGCAAAAAACTCAATGCttctcaaacacacatatttgctggtttcattCTTCTTCTGTGACAGTAAACCGAATATATtctggttttggactgttggtcgggAAAATCAAGACGTGTGACAGATATTTTCATGACATTTCACAGACTAAACGACTAATCGATGAATTGAGAAAATAAGCAGATTCATTGCTGGTGCAAATAGTCATGCTTttcatttgcatttctttgtgagATCACTTGCATTAATGTGCTGCTACATAGCCTCCACTTTTCTTGTTTCAGTCTTTCCAGAGTATGATAACTAGGTTCTTTGTGTATCTGAAGAAAGGGACAAAACTAAGTTTCTTCAGCACCCAAGTGGGAAAACCAATTCTCTGTGGAGCCGAATGCAAACTGTTGACACAAGTCGGAAGAACACTGTTGTCTACATATCACTGTATGCTGTAGCAGTACCTTCACTGGAACTGATGAGCCCAGGCCAAAAGTACACACAGTGTCATCTGGTGCTTCAGGGCGTGTTTGGTGTCATCATACTTACTGTGTGAGCTCTATGGTGGCTCGGCGAGAGAAAGTCCACGCCGTCCTCTCTTTGATGTCAGCCGGGATGTCTGCTTTGTCCTCGTATCCCAGGAAGTAGAGGGTGAAACGCATTGAGGGGAAGTCGATTTTCTGGAGCAAGCTGGAAACCACAGAGGAGCTCAGTGGTTAATGGTTTAAAGGCTGAACAGAGCAGAATAAAAATGCTTGGACTGATGATAACTCCAGTGAGCACCACAGAAAAGATAAAGTTTGAGGTGTTGGAATGAGATTTGCTCGGAAAGGTTCAGGATCAGACTGAGGACTCACATCATGCCCAGGATTCGGGTGTAGAAGTCCAGAGATTTTGCTGGATCTTTGACCCTCAGCATCGTCTGCTGCATCATGTAGTCCTGCAGAGACCAAAGTCATCAAGACAACTAAGAAAATACATCTTTAAATCTGCACTGATCAACACTGTATATTAACAATGGCCCTTTTTGAGCTCAAGACCAAGTCAAATCAAGTTTTTCAAGTCCAACGTGACTCCTGTTAGCTTtggtttggtctccaccaacccCTGAGAGAAAGATCTGCTAAGAGCTGCTAAATGTTCCCTAGCTAgtctctgactgtgtctgtctgctgtttgctgctgagcaggtcgTGTACGGTGACTTTATCTGAGCTTGTTTGATGCTCGGCAGCCTGGGGACCAGACGAATCTGCGAccttatgttttatttgttctggCAGATGCGTCTGGTCCAAGGGTGTAGAGTCACGTGTTTATGTACCGGATTGTGCAAAGTGGGAATATTCTAATtcttcacttttaaaaaaaaaaaaaaaacaagaaaaaaagtggAGGAGCATCGTTCTGGTGCGCTTTGGCATGCTCCAGCGGCACTACACCCCTGGTCCGGTCCCCCTCCCAGTTTAGAAAGATTGCTAGCCAACCAGGCCtgggatgccactaaatccacaTCCTACATAACAATACCTATAAAGCTCCTTTTCTACTGCCTCAATTGGCATTCGCTAGAATCAAACCAGCGTGGTCAGTAATAGTGTCTAacccagctgtcaatcatgttaaTCACTGCTTGGGAACTggttaaactgtcaaactaggcagcgccaATCAAGtatgaatcaagattttgttactgcacTGTCTATTTCTTGTCTCAAATGTTTTCccgaaacatattttagtgtactgtttagctgttaaatgagaAAGATGGTCTGGCCAATGGGCGGTGATTGGTACTCCATTTATCTGTGTCCAGCAAGGCGGTCGGGTCGCAAACTTTCTCAAGGCCATTACCAGACTATAGAATAGGCAGAGGGGTGTGATTTTGTCatagattatctgtctcatttagtgctgtctgaatatagtgacagttttagcaaatatgGAAGTTTATTAACTGTAGCTTTGAATAGTTGGAGAGATttccatcagcagcagctcttgaaagaaaatgtgtctgtgttactGTGGATCATCTACTGTGATCTACTTCCTACTGTTCTGTGGGTTATAAAGAGTTCCCTGCACTCTGCTTTTGGAAAGACAAGTTGTTGAGTTTCACCATTGTCCTGGGGTGGAAACAAAAACCTAAGAGGCGgatattttcaaaatgttggcACATGAAGCCGAAACTCTCTGCATGGCTAGATAACACCAGAAGTGACTAAATGTTTAATGTAATTGAGGTGAACTGGCCCTTGAAAAATCAGTGGCAGCATTAATGTGCTGTATAGCTGTGACTCTTATGTGAGTATAAACCCTGCTCTGAATCTATCATAACACATGAAACCTCTTGAAATGGAGCTTTCAGCAGCTCAGCAGACGCTCCTGTACAAAATGTTAAAGTGTGCGAACTGTCAGTGTGGCCTGCAGGCATCTGCAGTGCTGAAGGCTCAGACAAATTGCTGCCAACAGGTTCGACTGGATTACAGTCACCCCACAGTCTGTGTCCCCTGCCAGAACTGTGaaacaaaattaatgaaatccattaccactaaagtaaatattaaaaaaaaccaaacactcaCCTTAGTCATGGGATCGCCCTCTTTGCAGGCATTAGACACAGCCTCGTCCGACAGTCCCCCTTTGAACTCCATGGCTCTCAGATCACACTGAGTGAACAGAACAAGTTCTCCTTCTATGCAGTGCTGCCTTCAAGGGCTGCTGATAAAATGGTGCTTCTGAGATGCTTTGCTGATGTTTACAGCAGGTATATGCATTATTTTTCAGGCTGTTTGAGACATAGAATTCCTAAAAATCTGTACGTCATTTGCACAACCATCACTCTGTAAAGCCTAAAACCCAAAAAGTTTAAGTTACTTCAAAAATCTGAAAGATCTAGGGCTTTTTTTATAGATtatagattattttatttttatagatcATTGTTCCAATAgtttgtgagcatttttatcTGCACTTGCACTGGTTTGGAAAGATCGTATGGAAATAAACTTTACTTACTTCTGTTATTGCTGCTATTATTACTTGTACTATTACTTCTAATGCTATTACCATAGTATCTGTTCTGTTGCTATAACAACTATGTTTCAGACCTCATTAAAGACACTCTCCCTAATGAAAGTCTCACATTATCTGAATCGGTTTAATCAGTTTCACAAGACATAAGATGTTCACTACAAAGTTTCTGTTCAATCACAGGTTTTGGCTGTAACTGCCATATCATGAAAGGTTTCATGCTtaaattgaagttttttttaaaatgtagtaATAACAAAGAGAATAACATGACAAATTAATTAAAGAAAGAACATTTCCTCATTCTAAAGATAAACTGGGCAATTTTTTAATTATGATTATTGGCAGTAATATAATGCCGTAGTAACACTtttgaaacatgttttaaacataTTCAGTGCTTTAGTTTCAAAACATCAGCAGAGCTTTGAGGAAATTGAACCTTTAATGTTTCATTAACTTTTTAACACGTTCATGCATCATCTGCTGTTGTGATAttgttgtactttttatttcttctctgATAGTAACGTCTCAGATATTGCAGAGACGTCAGACTTTCAGAGTTTAGACATTTCCGACAGAACAGGAAGGCAGCATGGCGACAGCCAGGTGTCTCTGCTGATGGGGCGTGGTCACAGTGCGCCGGTGCCTTCACGTCCTGACTCAACCAGTGGGAAAGCAACGCCCACAGCTTTCGCGAGAAAAGCAACCGAGCAGTGATGATTGCTGAAGTTTCACTGAAGACTTTGTTCTGCTATCAGCTTCACATCAACATGACATTTTACCTGCTCCACAGAGCATAAACGAATCTCATTATTAAGGTGATTTTCTTTTCCCTTTGTTTTGGTTCAAGCAAAGTTAGGAAGTGTTATCAATAAAAGCACTAAAACTTAAAGGGTGTCTGAGAGGCATCTTTAGTGtcaattaatgttttttttaatgtctaagAAGATAAAGATAATGACGTGTTTTATATACTCACCTTGTTTTTCAACATTATGTGAATTTTAAGATGAGCTGACTCCCAGATCCCTGAGGGGGGACGCTGGAGGATCTTGAAA
The sequence above is drawn from the Epinephelus moara isolate mb chromosome 12, YSFRI_EMoa_1.0, whole genome shotgun sequence genome and encodes:
- the LOC126398771 gene encoding hairy/enhancer-of-split related with YRPW motif protein 2-like, with the translated sequence MKRPCEDSSSADSDVEETIDVGSESIYPGHMKVSFTRCGSPTTTTQVMARKKRRGIIEKRRRDRINNSLSELRRLVPKAFEKQGSAKLEKAEILQMTVDHLKVLQTTGGKVYFDAHALALDFLSLGFRECVMEVSRYLSAVEGLDFGDPLRSRLLSHLTSCSSQRDATTFTMTSHSSHQHQQLHPLPHPLHPHHWAAAVAAAAVFRPLPTAAAPYELTGLSVSQDAGGGGAPQRLEELSQQSVASSFSSHADSHTSSSSSSLVLPCAPTPLSTSLLSLSTPFPLTLHKGFPIFHPSSFTSTIASTSPPISISSSSSSSSSSSPQSPHSSSKPYRPWGTEVGAF
- the LOC126398675 gene encoding lactoylglutathione lyase-like gives rise to the protein MEFKGGLSDEAVSNACKEGDPMTKDYMMQQTMLRVKDPAKSLDFYTRILGMILLQKIDFPSMRFTLYFLGYEDKADIPADIKERTAWTFSRRATIELTHNWGSESDESLSYHNGNNEPRGFGHIGVAVPDVYAACKVFEEQGVTFVKKPDSGKMKDLAFIQDPDGYWIEILSPNNMVSLMAP